A genome region from Geobacter pickeringii includes the following:
- the gap gene encoding type I glyceraldehyde-3-phosphate dehydrogenase, whose product MALRVAINGFGRIGRSVLRAVYKEKGIEIVAINDLTDAKTLAHLLKYDSIHGIFPAKVEVGTNEIIVNGKAIKIIAERNPEQLPWKKEKIDVVLESTGLFTAREKAELHLKAGAKKVIISAPATNEDITIVMGVNHTAYDSKKHNIISNASCTTNCLAPVAKILHETFGIEKGLVTTVHSYTNDQQILDLPHKDLRRARAAAMSMIPTTTGAAKAVSLVLPELKGKLDGMAIRVPTPNVSVVDLVATLKKKTDAEKVNAALKKASKGALKGILGFSEDPLVSIDFNGNNLSSIVDASCTKVLDGNMVKVLSWYDNETGFSYRVVDLLKLIAK is encoded by the coding sequence ATGGCTCTAAGGGTTGCAATCAATGGTTTCGGAAGAATCGGGCGTTCCGTGCTCCGTGCAGTGTATAAGGAGAAAGGAATTGAGATCGTCGCCATTAACGACCTCACCGATGCCAAGACTCTGGCACATCTTCTCAAGTACGACTCTATCCATGGCATTTTCCCTGCCAAGGTTGAAGTCGGAACCAACGAGATTATTGTCAATGGCAAGGCCATCAAGATTATTGCCGAGCGCAACCCGGAACAACTCCCCTGGAAGAAAGAAAAAATTGATGTAGTTCTTGAGTCGACCGGCCTCTTCACTGCGCGGGAGAAGGCGGAACTGCACCTCAAGGCAGGCGCCAAGAAGGTTATTATTTCTGCCCCGGCCACCAATGAAGACATTACCATTGTCATGGGCGTTAACCACACCGCCTATGACTCGAAGAAACACAACATTATCTCCAACGCATCCTGCACTACCAACTGCCTCGCGCCGGTTGCCAAGATTCTGCACGAAACCTTCGGAATCGAGAAAGGTCTCGTGACCACCGTCCATTCTTATACTAACGACCAGCAGATTCTCGACCTCCCCCACAAAGACCTGCGCCGGGCACGCGCCGCAGCCATGTCGATGATTCCCACAACAACCGGTGCCGCCAAGGCAGTTTCACTGGTATTGCCCGAACTCAAAGGCAAGCTTGATGGCATGGCAATCAGGGTTCCGACCCCCAATGTCTCCGTGGTTGACCTTGTGGCTACTCTCAAAAAGAAGACAGATGCCGAAAAGGTAAACGCTGCCCTCAAAAAAGCATCCAAAGGCGCTCTCAAAGGAATTCTCGGATTCAGCGAAGACCCGCTCGTATCAATCGACTTCAATGGCAACAACCTCTCGTCCATCGTTGATGCGAGCTGCACCAAGGTACTCGACGGTAACATGGTCAAGGTCCTTTCCTGGTACGATAACGAGACCGGCTTCTCCTATCGCGTTGTCGACCTCCTGAAACTGATCGCAAAATAA